A segment of the Candidatus Izimaplasma bacterium HR1 genome:
ATCATTTGGGTTTTCCATTAAGAATCGATCTAATCCGTCACTTAAGACGCTAGCTACGATTTTTCTTACTTCTGTTGAACCTAATTTTGATTTTGTTTGTCCCTCAAATTGAGGATCGGGATGTTTAACACTAATAATACATGTTAATCCCTCTCTTGTGTCATCTCCAACTAAAGCCTCATCTTTTTTAAAGATGTTATTTGCTTTACCATAATTATTTAAAACACGTGTTAAAGTCATTCTAAATCCTTCTTCATGTGTTCCACCTTCAACATTATTAATGTTATTTGTAAAGCTAAAGATGTTTGGACGATAAGCAGTATTGTATTGCATAGCTATTTCTATAACAATACTATCAATTTCACCTTCACAGAAGATTACTTTATCATGTAAAACATCTGTAGAACGGTTTAAATACTGAACATATTCAATTATTCCACCTTCATAGTGGTATTCGTTCATAATTGGTTCAATTGTTCTTAAATCGTTAATTTGGATGCGTACACCTCGATTTAGAAACGCCATTTGTTGAACACGATTTCTTAAGATCTCATATTCATACTCTGTTGTTTCTTTAAAAATTAATGGATCTGCTTTAAATGTTGTAATAGTCCCTGATTTTGTTGATGGACCATGATCAATTAACTTCGTTTTAGTAAATCCATATTCGTATCTTTGTGTGTATTTTCTACCATCTTTGTGAATTTCAACTTCCATCCATTCACTTAAGGCGTTTACAACACTAGCTCCAACACCGTGTAACCCACCAGAAACTTTATAACTAGAATTATCAAATTTTCCTCCAGCATGTAATGTTGTTAAAATTGTCTCAACAGCTGGAAGTCCCGTTTTAGGGTGAATATCTACTGGTATCCCTCTTCCATCATCGACAACACAAACAATGTTTCCTTCAAGAATATCAACCTTAATATGAGTTGCTACTCCTGCTAAAGCTTCATCAATTGAATTATCTAAAATTTCCCATACTAAATGATGAAGACCTCTAGGTCCGGTAGACCCTATGTACATTCCTGGTCTTTTCTTAACTGCTTCTAGTCCTTCTAATATTTGTATATTACTAGAATCATAAGTGTTGTTATCCATTGTTGTCACTCTCCTTTATAGTTCCATTTTCAATTTGAAAAATGTCATAATCTACTATTTTTTCTAAATCTATCTCATTTAAATCTGTTGTTGTTATAAATGTTTGAATGTCCTTACTAACATATTCTAATAAGTTATTTTGTCTTGTTTTATCTAATTCACTAAGTACATCGTCTAGTAATAAGACAGGATATTCTTTTTTATAGTTGTAAATAAAGTCAATAAGTGCCAATTTAATAGCTAATACAGCTGTTCTTTGTTCACCTTGAGAACCAAAAGATTTTACAGGGAAGCTATTAATGTAAAATTCCAATTCGTCTCTATGAATCCCTTGATTAGTAGTTCCTGTAATAATATCGTACTGATACTTAGCAATATATTCTTCTTTTATATTTTTAACAATTGAAGGAATATACTCAATTGTTAAAATATCTTTTGTTGAAGCTAACTTTTTATAGTGATTTTGAGCTAAACTTTCAATTTCCTTAACAAATTCGCTTCTTTTGCTTGCTAAATACTCTTGATAACCTACTAATTGATCCGTTATCACATCAAGTAACATTAAATCTTTTGTTTGTTTCTTCTGCATAGATTTTAATAAATCATTTCTTTGTTTAAGTACTTTGCGATAATTTTGCAGACTATATAAATATTCTTTTGATATTTGCCCAATCTCTAAATTAAGAAATTTTCGCCTAGTTTTAGGATTTCCCTTAATTAACTCTAGATCTTCTGGTGCAAATATTACAACATTTAGAATTCCTAAATACTCACTTAGTTTATCTAACTCTATTTGGTTATATTTTGCTTTTTTACCAAGTTTTGATACTACTATGTCTAATTCTATATCTTTGTTGTTTAAATTGATTAGGGAATTGATTTTAGCGTACTCAGCGCTATTTTTAATGAAACTTACATCTTTATAAACTCTATGTGATTTTGTAAATGCTAAAACATAGATAGCTTCAAGGATACTTGTTTTTCCTTGAGCATTGTTACCAATGAAGATGTTAGAATGCTTATTAAATTCTAATTTTTGAGACTCGTAGTTGCGAAAGTTCGCTATATTAAGGGTTTTTAAATACATTAACTTATAATACGGTAGACACCGATACCTTTAATTAAAACCTTATCTCCAGGATAAAGCTTCTTTCCTCGTCTTGAATCTAATAAATCATTTACATAAATTTTGTGTTCTTGAAGAATAGCTTTAACCATTCCACCAGAAGAAGTTATGTTTGCGAATTTAATAAACTTACCTAAAGTGATGTATTCACTTTCTATCTTAATTTTTTCCATAAAAAAATCACTATCTTTCATATATATTATT
Coding sequences within it:
- the gyrB gene encoding DNA gyrase subunit B, which produces MDNNTYDSSNIQILEGLEAVKKRPGMYIGSTGPRGLHHLVWEILDNSIDEALAGVATHIKVDILEGNIVCVVDDGRGIPVDIHPKTGLPAVETILTTLHAGGKFDNSSYKVSGGLHGVGASVVNALSEWMEVEIHKDGRKYTQRYEYGFTKTKLIDHGPSTKSGTITTFKADPLIFKETTEYEYEILRNRVQQMAFLNRGVRIQINDLRTIEPIMNEYHYEGGIIEYVQYLNRSTDVLHDKVIFCEGEIDSIVIEIAMQYNTAYRPNIFSFTNNINNVEGGTHEEGFRMTLTRVLNNYGKANNIFKKDEALVGDDTREGLTCIISVKHPDPQFEGQTKSKLGSTEVRKIVASVLSDGLDRFLMENPNDSRIIIEKALMASRARLAAKKAREATRRKSPLDGLGFASKLADCRSKNPKKSEIYIVEGDSAGGSAKQGRESEFQAILPLRGKVINVEKSRLDKVLGNKEILSMIQAFGTGIGDEFNIDDARYHKIVIMTDADVDGAHIRTLLLTFIFRHLKPLIEKGYVYIAQPPLYKVQQGKKVEYAYIEEELEPLLKEFGPRVTIQRYKGLGEMNPVQLWETTMDPSTRTLLQVTLEDAIEANEVFSMLMSEEVAPRREFIQKNAIYVQNLDV
- the recF_1 gene encoding DNA replication and repair protein RecF → MYLKTLNIANFRNYESQKLEFNKHSNIFIGNNAQGKTSILEAIYVLAFTKSHRVYKDVSFIKNSAEYAKINSLINLNNKDIELDIVVSKLGKKAKYNQIELDKLSEYLGILNVVIFAPEDLELIKGNPKTRRKFLNLEIGQISKEYLYSLQNYRKVLKQRNDLLKSMQKKQTKDLMLLDVITDQLVGYQEYLASKRSEFVKEIESLAQNHYKKLASTKDILTIEYIPSIVKNIKEEYIAKYQYDIITGTTNQGIHRDELEFYINSFPVKSFGSQGEQRTAVLAIKLALIDFIYNYKKEYPVLLLDDVLSELDKTRQNNLLEYVSKDIQTFITTTDLNEIDLEKIVDYDIFQIENGTIKESDNNG